In Phenylobacterium zucineum HLK1, one DNA window encodes the following:
- the rplI gene encoding 50S ribosomal protein L9, translating to MKVILLERLEGWGGLGDVVDVKDGYARNFLLPRQKALRANGANLKVFEAQRAEIEARNAKAKEAAGKAGEKLDGTQYVLIRQAGESGQLYGSVSGRDVADAVNAEGGKVERSMVVLDKPIKTLGMHEVKIRLHSEVAVTVTLNIARSQDEADRQARGENVIASQFEDERMAAEQAAADLLEGGAGQQASEYTEAQA from the coding sequence ATGAAAGTCATTCTGCTCGAACGGCTGGAAGGCTGGGGCGGCCTCGGCGACGTCGTCGACGTCAAGGACGGCTACGCCCGCAACTTCCTCCTCCCCCGCCAGAAGGCGCTCCGCGCCAACGGCGCGAACCTCAAGGTCTTCGAGGCGCAGCGCGCCGAGATCGAAGCCCGCAACGCCAAGGCCAAGGAAGCCGCCGGCAAGGCCGGTGAGAAGCTCGACGGCACGCAGTACGTCCTGATCCGTCAGGCGGGCGAGTCCGGCCAGCTCTACGGCTCGGTGTCGGGCCGCGACGTGGCCGACGCGGTCAACGCCGAAGGCGGCAAGGTCGAGCGCTCGATGGTCGTGCTGGACAAGCCGATCAAGACGCTCGGCATGCACGAGGTGAAGATCCGGCTGCATTCGGAAGTGGCGGTCACCGTCACCCTGAACATCGCCCGCAGCCAGGACGAAGCCGACCGTCAGGCCCGCGGCGAGAACGTGATCGCCTCGCAGTTCGAGGACGAGCGCATGGCGGCCGAACAGGCCGCGGCCGACCTGCTGGAAGGCGGCGCCGGCCAGCAGGCCAGCGAGTACACCGAAGCCCAGGCCTAA
- the rpsF gene encoding 30S ribosomal protein S6 → MALYEHVVISRQDISPQQAEALNDQLKALIEQGGGSVAKIEYWGLRNLTYRIKKNRKGHYSLLAIDAPADAVKEMERQLSINEDVLRYMTVRVDELDLELSPILARRDRERERRDDSPQF, encoded by the coding sequence ATGGCCCTCTACGAACACGTGGTCATTTCGCGGCAGGATATCTCGCCGCAGCAGGCCGAAGCCCTGAACGACCAGCTGAAAGCCCTCATCGAACAAGGCGGCGGCTCCGTCGCCAAGATCGAGTACTGGGGTCTGCGCAACCTGACCTACCGGATCAAGAAGAACCGCAAGGGTCACTACTCCCTGCTCGCGATCGACGCTCCGGCGGACGCGGTCAAGGAGATGGAGCGCCAGCTGTCGATCAACGAAGACGTCCTGCGCTACATGACCGTCCGCGTGGACGAACTCGACCTCGAGCTCTCCCCGATCCTCGCCCGCCGCGATCGCGAACGCGAACGCCGCGACGACTCTCCGCAATTCTAG
- the rpsR gene encoding 30S ribosomal protein S18, translating to MSEETSTAATGSATVGAPAGGAPRRPFFRRRKVCPFSGANAPKIDYKDVKLLQRYVSERGKIVPSRITAVSAKKQRELAKAIKRARFLALLPYVVK from the coding sequence ATGTCCGAAGAAACCTCCACGGCCGCCACCGGGTCTGCGACCGTCGGCGCTCCCGCCGGCGGCGCTCCGCGCCGTCCGTTCTTCCGCCGCCGCAAGGTGTGCCCGTTCTCCGGCGCCAACGCCCCGAAGATCGACTACAAGGACGTCAAGCTCCTGCAGCGCTACGTGTCCGAGCGCGGCAAGATCGTGCCGTCGCGCATCACCGCGGTGTCCGCCAAGAAGCAGCGCGAGCTGGCCAAGGCCATCAAGCGCGCCCGTTTCCTGGCGCTGCTCCCCTACGTCGTGAAGTAA
- a CDS encoding replicative DNA helicase, with amino-acid sequence MAIVPALDLRPVSNDAAIPHAPANIEAEQALLGALLYDNAAFERLGDNLQARHFFEPFHQRLYAAIETHIRKGQLAEPILLAEQFARDPAFEELGGVRYLADLVERAPPAANAPDYARAIYDLALRRDLIRIGGDIAAQAQAGDAELDAREQIEQAEQQLYQLAETGGVSQGFVPFSDALQGALAMAAEAHSRDGGLAGLSTGLIDLDQKIGGMHPSDLMILAARPSMGKTSLACNIAFDVARNYAWEPQPDGSRKTVRGGVVAFFSLEMSAEQLALRLLAEASGVSGDRLRKGEIDAMEFGRIRDAAMEIQEAPLYIDATGGITLAKLVARARRLKRMVGLDLIIVDYLQLVTTGSGGPDNRVQEVSMITQGMKALAKELNVPVLALSQLSRQVENREDKKPQLSDLRESGSIEQDADMVMFVYREEYYLSRLEPREGTEEHFKWQEQMDQVQGLAELIIGKQRHGPIGTVKLSFNSDTTKFGNLARDSSRYEPH; translated from the coding sequence ATGGCGATCGTTCCGGCTCTTGATCTGCGCCCCGTCTCGAACGACGCGGCGATCCCCCACGCTCCAGCCAACATCGAGGCCGAGCAGGCGCTGCTGGGCGCCCTGCTCTACGACAACGCGGCCTTCGAGCGCCTCGGCGACAACTTGCAGGCGCGCCACTTCTTCGAGCCCTTCCACCAGCGGCTCTACGCGGCCATCGAGACCCACATCCGCAAGGGCCAGCTCGCGGAGCCGATCCTGCTCGCCGAGCAGTTCGCCCGCGACCCAGCATTCGAGGAGCTGGGCGGCGTCCGCTACCTGGCCGATCTCGTGGAGCGCGCCCCGCCCGCGGCCAACGCCCCGGACTATGCACGGGCGATCTACGACCTCGCCCTGCGGCGTGACCTGATCCGGATCGGCGGCGACATCGCCGCCCAGGCCCAGGCGGGCGACGCCGAGCTCGACGCCCGCGAACAGATCGAACAGGCCGAACAGCAGCTCTACCAGCTGGCCGAGACCGGCGGCGTCTCCCAGGGCTTCGTGCCGTTCTCCGACGCCCTGCAGGGCGCGCTGGCCATGGCGGCCGAGGCGCACAGCCGCGACGGCGGGCTCGCCGGCCTCTCCACCGGCCTGATCGACCTCGACCAGAAGATCGGCGGCATGCACCCGTCCGACCTGATGATCCTGGCCGCCCGCCCGTCGATGGGGAAGACCTCGCTCGCCTGCAACATCGCCTTCGACGTCGCCCGCAACTACGCCTGGGAGCCCCAGCCCGACGGCTCCCGCAAGACGGTCCGCGGCGGCGTGGTGGCCTTCTTCTCGCTGGAAATGAGCGCCGAGCAGCTCGCCCTGCGCCTGCTCGCCGAGGCCTCGGGCGTCTCGGGCGACCGGCTGCGCAAGGGCGAGATCGACGCCATGGAGTTCGGCCGCATCCGCGATGCGGCCATGGAGATCCAGGAGGCGCCGCTCTACATCGACGCCACCGGCGGCATCACCCTGGCCAAGCTGGTGGCCCGCGCCCGCCGGCTGAAGCGGATGGTCGGCCTCGACCTGATTATCGTGGACTACCTCCAGCTGGTCACGACCGGCTCCGGCGGCCCCGACAACCGGGTGCAGGAGGTCTCGATGATCACCCAGGGCATGAAGGCGCTGGCCAAGGAGCTGAACGTGCCGGTGCTGGCGCTCAGCCAGCTCAGCCGCCAGGTCGAGAACCGCGAGGACAAGAAGCCCCAGCTCTCGGACCTGCGCGAATCCGGCTCGATCGAACAGGACGCCGACATGGTGATGTTCGTGTACCGCGAGGAGTACTACCTCAGCCGCCTGGAGCCCCGCGAAGGCACCGAGGAGCACTTCAAGTGGCAGGAGCAGATGGACCAGGTGCAGGGGCTGGCCGAGCTCATTATCGGCAAGCAGCGTCACGGCCCCATCGGCACGGTGAAGCTGTCGTTCAACTCCGACACGACCAAGTTCGGCAACCTGGCCCGCGACTCGAGCCGCTACGAGCCCCACTAG
- the radA gene encoding DNA repair protein RadA encodes MARDGAVYACQSCGAVQTRWSGQCPACGAWNSLVEELTSRPPGALKPSKATRARGLAFQGLEDATPAPPRIATGVEEFDRVCGGGVVPGSAILLGGDPGVGKSTLLLQVAASAARRGARCAYISGEEAVEQVRGRAQRMGLADAPVKLAAETSLRAITDGLKAEDFDLVVIDSIQTLWSDAHEAGPGSVTQVRAAAGELVRLAKKRGLAVILVGHVTKEGTIAGPRVVEHMVDAVFAFEGERGYPFRILRGAKNRFGATDEIGVFEMNDAGLSEVKNPSALFLNTSGERAAGAAVFAGIEGSRPVLVEIQALVAPSAYGTPRRAVVGWDSGRLAMVLAVLEARCGLGFGDRDVYLNVAGGLRITEPAADLAAAAALASSAFDQALPQDCVVFGEISLSGEVRSVSRMDARLKEAAKLGFRRGLGPADVEAAGGMTFTGVSRLADAVRRIGDGAWD; translated from the coding sequence GTGGCCCGCGACGGCGCCGTCTATGCCTGCCAGTCCTGCGGCGCCGTGCAGACCCGCTGGTCCGGGCAGTGTCCCGCCTGCGGGGCCTGGAACTCGCTGGTCGAGGAGCTGACCAGCCGCCCGCCGGGCGCCCTGAAGCCGTCCAAGGCGACCCGCGCCCGGGGCCTGGCCTTCCAGGGCCTGGAGGACGCCACCCCTGCCCCTCCGCGCATCGCCACGGGCGTGGAGGAGTTCGACCGCGTGTGCGGCGGCGGGGTCGTGCCGGGCTCGGCCATCCTGCTGGGCGGCGATCCCGGCGTGGGCAAGTCCACGCTCCTGCTGCAGGTGGCCGCCAGCGCCGCCCGCCGGGGCGCCCGCTGCGCCTACATCTCTGGCGAAGAGGCCGTGGAGCAGGTTCGCGGCCGTGCCCAGCGCATGGGCCTGGCCGACGCGCCGGTGAAGCTCGCCGCCGAGACCAGCCTGCGGGCCATCACCGACGGGCTGAAGGCCGAGGACTTCGACCTGGTGGTGATCGATTCCATCCAGACCCTGTGGAGCGACGCCCACGAGGCAGGGCCGGGCTCCGTCACCCAGGTGCGCGCCGCCGCAGGCGAGCTGGTGCGTCTGGCGAAGAAGCGGGGGCTGGCGGTGATCCTCGTCGGCCACGTGACCAAGGAAGGCACGATCGCCGGTCCCCGGGTCGTGGAGCACATGGTGGACGCCGTCTTCGCCTTCGAGGGCGAGCGCGGCTATCCCTTCCGCATCCTGCGCGGCGCCAAGAACCGCTTCGGCGCCACCGACGAGATCGGCGTGTTCGAGATGAACGACGCGGGCCTCTCCGAGGTGAAGAACCCCTCGGCGCTGTTCCTCAACACCTCGGGCGAGCGGGCGGCCGGCGCGGCGGTGTTCGCGGGCATCGAGGGCTCGCGCCCCGTCCTGGTGGAGATCCAGGCGCTCGTCGCCCCCTCGGCCTACGGCACGCCCCGAAGGGCGGTGGTCGGCTGGGATTCCGGGCGGCTGGCGATGGTGCTGGCGGTCCTGGAGGCCCGGTGCGGCCTTGGTTTCGGGGACCGGGACGTCTATCTGAACGTGGCGGGGGGCCTTCGGATCACCGAGCCCGCCGCAGACCTCGCCGCCGCCGCGGCGCTCGCCTCTTCCGCCTTCGACCAGGCCCTGCCGCAGGACTGCGTGGTCTTCGGCGAGATCAGCCTGTCGGGCGAGGTGCGCTCGGTCAGCCGGATGGACGCCCGCCTGAAGGAGGCCGCAAAGCTCGGCTTCCGTCGCGGGCTCGGTCCCGCCGACGTCGAAGCCGCGGGCGGCATGACATTCACCGGGGTGAGCCGCCTCGCGGACGCCGTTCGCCGGATCGGCGACGGCGCATGGGACTAG
- a CDS encoding DUF2059 domain-containing protein has product MFRRLAAAALVVALGASAPAAAWSQGASPPARPQAASPSPKALELVQRLLKATGAENQADLLTQAIITQMAASSNLNLSDEERVAVAHIVRDVMREEVTPKLMARMTPVYARTFTEAELEAMVVFYESPVGQAAITRIPQLMQESIAITEELMPPAQGEILRRLCDRFGCDADSRPTPS; this is encoded by the coding sequence ATGTTCCGCAGGCTTGCCGCCGCCGCCCTCGTCGTCGCGCTTGGGGCCTCTGCGCCTGCGGCGGCCTGGTCCCAGGGTGCATCCCCGCCGGCAAGACCGCAGGCGGCGTCGCCGTCCCCCAAGGCGCTCGAGCTCGTCCAGCGGCTGTTGAAGGCGACGGGGGCCGAGAACCAGGCGGACCTCCTCACCCAGGCCATCATCACCCAGATGGCCGCCTCGTCGAACCTGAACCTCAGCGACGAGGAGCGGGTCGCCGTCGCCCATATCGTCCGTGACGTCATGCGCGAGGAGGTGACGCCGAAGCTCATGGCGCGGATGACGCCGGTCTACGCCAGGACGTTCACCGAGGCGGAGCTCGAGGCGATGGTCGTCTTCTACGAGAGCCCGGTGGGCCAGGCCGCCATCACGCGGATTCCGCAGCTGATGCAGGAATCCATCGCGATCACGGAGGAGCTGATGCCGCCGGCGCAGGGCGAGATCCTGCGCCGGCTCTGCGACAGGTTCGGCTGCGACGCCGACTCCCGGCCCACCCCTTCCTGA
- a CDS encoding peroxiredoxin, translated as MHRLVAAAALCAVIATPAAAALKPGDKAPDFTAQGYQAGKPLTFSLAEARKKGPVVLYFFPAADTKGCNIEAKMFADAIPQFQAAGATVIGVTAGNLDKLQQISSDTDKCSGKFPVAADPGAKIAKQYDAVLAMKPDWSDRTSYVIAPGGQVIHTYSKLDPSEHVSQTLSAVKGWKAAKK; from the coding sequence ATGCACCGCCTCGTCGCCGCCGCCGCGCTCTGCGCGGTGATCGCCACCCCCGCCGCAGCCGCCCTCAAGCCCGGGGACAAGGCGCCGGACTTCACGGCCCAGGGCTACCAGGCGGGCAAGCCCCTCACCTTCTCGCTCGCCGAGGCGCGGAAGAAGGGGCCGGTGGTGCTCTACTTCTTCCCGGCGGCCGACACGAAAGGCTGCAACATCGAGGCGAAGATGTTCGCCGACGCCATCCCGCAGTTCCAGGCGGCGGGGGCGACCGTGATCGGCGTGACCGCCGGCAACCTCGACAAGCTGCAGCAGATCTCGTCCGACACCGACAAGTGCTCGGGCAAGTTCCCGGTGGCCGCCGATCCGGGGGCCAAGATCGCCAAGCAGTACGACGCCGTGCTGGCGATGAAGCCCGACTGGTCCGACCGGACGTCCTATGTGATCGCGCCCGGCGGCCAGGTGATCCACACCTATTCCAAGCTGGACCCGTCCGAGCACGTCTCCCAGACCCTCAGCGCCGTCAAAGGCTGGAAGGCGGCGAAGAAGTAG
- a CDS encoding bile acid:sodium symporter family protein: MSAPRAGLLSRIKIKPDWYLILIVLMGAAATIAPAQGQAALSLDWVTRAAIALVFFLHGARLSREAVIRGLTHWRLHLVVLASTFALFPLLTLGLAALPAWITPPELAAGLVFLGCLPSTIQSSIAFTAIARGNVAAAVAAASASNLLGIAVTPLLVGLLLQAQGGVDARSVQAIVLQLLVPFVAGQALRGWIGERISRNARVVGLIDRGAILLVVYTAFSGAVVEGVWDVLSGLDLARVFALCAALLGAVLALTAVAARVLGFDKPDEIAIVFCGSKKSLASGAPMAAALFPAAAAGVAMIPLLIFHQMQLMACAAMAQRYARRPDIEAVSG, encoded by the coding sequence GTGAGCGCGCCCCGGGCGGGCCTGCTCTCCCGGATCAAGATCAAGCCCGACTGGTACCTGATCCTGATCGTGCTGATGGGCGCGGCCGCGACGATCGCGCCTGCGCAGGGGCAGGCGGCGCTCAGCCTGGACTGGGTGACCCGGGCCGCCATCGCCCTGGTGTTCTTCCTCCACGGCGCGCGGCTCTCGCGCGAGGCCGTGATCCGCGGCCTGACGCACTGGCGCCTGCACCTGGTGGTCTTGGCCTCCACTTTCGCCCTGTTCCCGCTGCTGACGCTGGGCCTGGCCGCCCTGCCCGCCTGGATCACGCCGCCCGAACTGGCCGCCGGCCTCGTGTTCCTGGGCTGCCTGCCCTCGACCATCCAGTCCTCCATCGCCTTCACGGCCATCGCCCGCGGCAACGTGGCGGCGGCGGTGGCCGCGGCCTCCGCCTCGAACCTCCTGGGGATCGCCGTCACGCCGCTTCTGGTCGGGCTCCTGCTGCAGGCTCAGGGCGGCGTGGACGCCCGCTCGGTGCAGGCCATCGTCCTGCAGCTGCTCGTCCCCTTCGTCGCCGGGCAGGCCCTGCGCGGCTGGATCGGCGAGCGGATCTCCCGGAACGCCCGCGTCGTCGGCCTGATCGACCGCGGGGCCATCCTGCTGGTGGTCTACACGGCCTTCTCGGGCGCGGTGGTCGAGGGGGTCTGGGACGTCCTGAGCGGCCTCGACCTCGCGCGGGTGTTCGCCCTGTGCGCGGCCCTCCTGGGGGCCGTCCTGGCGCTCACCGCAGTGGCGGCGCGGGTCCTTGGCTTCGACAAGCCCGACGAGATCGCCATCGTCTTCTGCGGCTCGAAGAAGTCGCTGGCCAGCGGGGCGCCCATGGCCGCCGCCCTGTTCCCCGCGGCAGCGGCGGGGGTCGCCATGATCCCGCTCCTGATCTTCCACCAGATGCAGCTGATGGCCTGCGCCGCCATGGCCCAGCGCTACGCGCGGCGGCCTGACATCGAGGCCGTAAGCGGCTAG
- a CDS encoding SDR family NAD(P)-dependent oxidoreductase, producing the protein MPDLPLTDRIALVTGASRGIGRAAALALAKAGAHVVAVARTQGGLEELDDEIRAATGKSATLVPMDIAEEGALDQLGLAVHQRFGRLDILVHAAAILGPITPVSHIEPKHWARVMDVNLTASYRLIRSAEPLLRASERPRAIFLTTSRAHNPKAFWGPYGASKAALENLVRTWADELEQTKIRAVLLEPGAMRTKMRAEAMPGEDPMSLPDPSEIGPLVVELAQADLGLPTSNVVFADWKRAGKLASA; encoded by the coding sequence ATGCCCGACCTGCCCCTTACCGACCGTATCGCCCTCGTCACCGGCGCCAGCCGCGGCATCGGCCGCGCCGCCGCCCTCGCCCTGGCCAAGGCCGGCGCCCACGTGGTCGCCGTCGCCCGCACCCAGGGCGGTCTCGAGGAGCTGGACGACGAGATCCGCGCCGCCACTGGCAAGTCCGCCACCCTCGTGCCGATGGACATCGCCGAGGAAGGCGCGCTGGACCAGCTCGGCCTGGCCGTCCACCAGCGGTTCGGCCGCCTGGACATCCTCGTCCACGCCGCCGCGATCCTGGGGCCCATCACGCCGGTGTCGCACATCGAGCCCAAGCACTGGGCGCGCGTGATGGACGTGAACCTCACCGCCTCGTATCGCCTGATCCGCAGCGCAGAACCCCTCCTGCGCGCCTCCGAGCGCCCCCGGGCGATCTTCCTGACCACCAGCCGCGCGCACAATCCGAAGGCTTTCTGGGGCCCCTACGGAGCCTCCAAGGCCGCGCTGGAGAACTTGGTCCGCACCTGGGCCGACGAGCTGGAGCAGACCAAGATCCGGGCCGTCCTGCTCGAGCCCGGCGCGATGCGCACGAAGATGCGCGCCGAGGCCATGCCGGGCGAGGATCCGATGAGCCTGCCCGACCCCTCCGAGATCGGGCCGCTGGTGGTGGAGCTCGCCCAGGCCGACCTGGGCCTGCCCACGTCTAACGTGGTGTTCGCCGACTGGAAGAGGGCCGGGAAGCTCGCTTCGGCTTGA
- a CDS encoding CvpA family protein, with protein MTQFDFIVLALLLISAAVGFARGAVREIAALVALIGAALLAIFGLPLSAPVVREVVRPDWLGTAAALILVFGTAYVVLRLIGAALARKVQRTDVLGALDRSVGLAIGLARGLLVLGALFLMFNAATPQDLRPRWITGATTWPLASNMGRLLEAMAPQGLDIAERLRPAFDRAVRNGSGDRRVTDGYDAPRNGETDLERSR; from the coding sequence ATGACGCAGTTCGATTTCATCGTCCTGGCGCTGCTGCTGATTTCGGCGGCGGTCGGCTTCGCCAGGGGCGCGGTGCGCGAGATCGCGGCCCTCGTGGCGCTGATCGGCGCGGCCCTGCTGGCGATCTTCGGACTGCCGCTGTCCGCGCCGGTGGTGCGGGAGGTCGTCCGCCCCGACTGGCTGGGAACGGCCGCCGCCCTGATCCTGGTGTTCGGGACCGCTTATGTCGTCCTGCGTCTGATCGGCGCAGCCCTTGCGCGGAAGGTGCAGCGCACCGACGTGCTGGGCGCCCTCGACCGGTCCGTCGGCCTGGCCATCGGCCTGGCTCGGGGGCTTCTCGTCCTCGGAGCGCTCTTCCTGATGTTCAACGCCGCCACGCCCCAGGACCTGCGTCCGCGCTGGATCACCGGCGCGACCACCTGGCCGCTCGCGAGCAACATGGGCCGGCTGCTGGAGGCCATGGCCCCCCAGGGCCTGGACATCGCCGAGCGGCTCCGCCCCGCTTTCGACCGGGCGGTGCGAAACGGGTCAGGTGACAGACGCGTGACGGACGGCTACGACGCGCCGCGAAACGGCGAGACGGATCTGGAGAGGTCTCGATGA
- a CDS encoding Yip1 family protein, whose product MSLAWLARRAGAMILRPARTWETVAPEPGGERQVLGRFVAPLAAIPAVCGALGTYLFGISFADVGVRPSLVSILSEAVVGYVLTLVGVWGLAWLVAAMGPLFGGLRERDQALKLVGYSGAAAWVAGAAHLYPNLALPVGLLAALWCAWTLYLGLPRLMRPDPERALTYFASILLAALAVGALRALAIARAAELGGPLQFS is encoded by the coding sequence ATGAGTCTGGCGTGGCTGGCCCGGCGGGCCGGCGCGATGATCCTGCGGCCGGCGCGAACCTGGGAGACCGTCGCACCGGAACCGGGCGGCGAGCGCCAGGTGCTGGGCCGCTTCGTGGCGCCGCTGGCCGCCATACCGGCCGTGTGCGGAGCGCTCGGGACCTATCTGTTCGGGATCAGCTTCGCGGACGTGGGCGTCCGCCCCAGCCTCGTCTCGATCCTGTCGGAGGCGGTGGTCGGCTATGTGCTGACGCTGGTCGGGGTCTGGGGGCTCGCCTGGCTGGTCGCCGCCATGGGGCCCCTATTCGGCGGGCTGCGGGAGCGGGACCAGGCGCTCAAGCTGGTCGGCTATTCGGGCGCGGCCGCCTGGGTGGCGGGGGCGGCCCATCTCTACCCGAACCTCGCGCTCCCGGTGGGGCTGCTCGCGGCGCTCTGGTGCGCCTGGACGCTCTACCTGGGCCTGCCGCGGCTGATGCGGCCCGATCCGGAGAGGGCCCTGACCTACTTCGCCAGCATCCTGCTGGCCGCGCTCGCGGTGGGCGCGCTCAGGGCCCTGGCGATCGCCCGGGCGGCCGAGCTGGGCGGGCCGCTGCAGTTCTCGTAG
- the purF gene encoding amidophosphoribosyltransferase gives MAYDRWSPPPRDPDDDTPRLECGVFGVFDVEAASGLTALGLHALQHRGQEACGIACFDGQRFHTERHMGHVGDAFGGGDLNERLPGQSAIGHTRYSTAGGSFIRNVQPMFADLEAGGIALAHNGNLTNFLTLREQLVAQGAIFQSTSDSEVILHLIARSRKAKFVERFIDALQQIEGGYALVALTNKKLIGVRDPLGIRPLVLGDLDGKAVLASETCALDMVGARFVRDVEHGEMVVIDQDGVQSLRPFPAMQARPCIFEYVYFARPDSVVNGRSVYEVRKRMGRRLAQETPADVDVVVPVPDSGVPAALGFAQEAGLPFEMGIIRNHYVGRTFIEPTQGQRELGVRMKLSPNRSVLAGKRVLLVDDSIVRGTNSVRVVRMVREAGAKEVHLRSASPPIQWPDYYGIDMPDREKLLAANHSVEEIAKILNVDSMGYLSVDGLYWAMEAARDPANPQFTDHYFTGDYPTRLLDREIAEGRNQAVERQLSFLVDA, from the coding sequence ATGGCGTACGATCGATGGTCCCCGCCGCCGCGGGACCCGGATGACGATACGCCGCGTCTGGAATGCGGCGTGTTCGGCGTCTTCGACGTCGAAGCGGCCTCGGGGCTCACGGCGCTGGGCCTGCACGCCCTGCAGCACCGTGGCCAGGAAGCCTGCGGCATCGCCTGCTTCGACGGCCAACGCTTCCACACCGAGCGCCACATGGGGCACGTGGGCGACGCCTTCGGCGGCGGCGACCTCAACGAGCGCCTGCCGGGCCAGTCCGCGATCGGGCACACTCGCTATTCGACCGCCGGCGGCAGCTTCATCCGCAACGTCCAGCCGATGTTCGCCGACCTCGAGGCGGGCGGGATCGCCCTCGCCCACAACGGCAACCTCACCAATTTCCTGACGCTGCGCGAGCAGCTGGTCGCCCAGGGCGCCATCTTCCAGTCCACCTCGGACTCCGAGGTCATCCTCCACCTGATCGCCCGGTCGCGTAAGGCCAAGTTCGTCGAGCGGTTCATCGACGCCCTGCAGCAGATCGAGGGCGGCTACGCCCTGGTGGCGCTGACCAACAAGAAGCTGATCGGCGTGCGCGACCCGCTCGGCATCCGGCCGCTCGTCCTCGGCGATCTCGACGGCAAGGCGGTGCTCGCCTCCGAGACCTGCGCCCTGGACATGGTCGGCGCCCGCTTCGTGCGCGACGTCGAGCACGGCGAAATGGTGGTCATCGACCAGGACGGGGTGCAGAGCCTTCGGCCCTTCCCGGCCATGCAGGCGCGCCCCTGCATCTTCGAATACGTCTACTTCGCCCGCCCGGACTCGGTCGTGAACGGCCGCTCGGTCTACGAGGTCCGCAAGCGGATGGGCCGGCGCCTGGCGCAGGAGACCCCCGCCGACGTCGACGTCGTGGTGCCGGTGCCGGACTCCGGCGTCCCCGCCGCCCTGGGCTTCGCCCAGGAGGCGGGCCTTCCCTTCGAGATGGGGATCATCCGGAATCACTATGTGGGCCGGACCTTCATCGAGCCGACCCAGGGCCAGCGCGAGCTGGGCGTGCGGATGAAGCTGTCGCCCAACCGCTCGGTCCTGGCGGGCAAGCGCGTGCTGCTGGTGGACGATTCCATCGTGCGCGGCACCAATTCGGTGCGCGTGGTGCGCATGGTCCGCGAGGCGGGCGCCAAGGAGGTGCATCTGCGCTCGGCCTCGCCGCCGATCCAGTGGCCCGACTACTACGGCATCGACATGCCCGACCGCGAGAAGCTGCTGGCGGCCAACCACTCGGTCGAAGAGATCGCCAAGATCCTGAACGTGGACTCCATGGGCTACCTCTCGGTGGACGGGCTCTACTGGGCGATGGAAGCCGCGCGCGATCCGGCCAATCCCCAGTTCACCGACCACTATTTCACCGGCGACTACCCCACGCGCCTGCTGGACCGTGAGATCGCCGAGGGCCGCAACCAGGCCGTGGAGCGCCAGCTCTCGTTCCTGGTCGACGCGTGA